From the genome of Arvicola amphibius chromosome 9, mArvAmp1.2, whole genome shotgun sequence:
aaaaaaagaatgaagtataTTGACACATATGCATGAAATTATCATAATGAAACCATTACTTTGTACGAtgactcaaaaatttaaaaggaaaaatactgtGACTTTCTTGTATAACAGTATATTTATTCAACATATAAACTAATGCATTAATTTTtttgctgaagcatgcatgggcagttcATATAGGCAGTTCTGTTGAATTTGCCCATATTggatttcatggtctaagttgatgaggacgattGACCAGGCCTCTTCCTTAATGCattaatatacacatacacaaataataaattgtAAGCTCTTGCTTGCAAGGAAAGGCAAGAACACTTTTTATTTAGAAGTCATTATAGGAATACAAAGAAATTAACTAGCTTGTTTTAAGAAATACTCTAATAAGCCAAAGCAGTGCTCAGAATTAGGTACATCCCACTATAGCATGACAGGGGAAACAGAAATGCTATGAATGTTCCTGTACCAGCATAGCTGGGAAGACAGGGATAGTTACACGGAAACAAGCTGTTTTGTCAACCTATTAaagtgtgtatgcgtgtgtgtgtgtgtgcgtgtgtgtgtgtgtgtgtgtgtacagaaaatCTATTATATATGCCACACTGTACTAATCCAGTAAATCATTTTCTTATGCAGTCCTTACAAGAAAGCTGAGCTCTGCACATTACTATTCCTGGAGTTCCTAAGGAAGAAACAGGTTCAGAAAGGCTAACAGGTATTAATCTGAATAAGGAGGTTACTGCCACATTTGTAAACCAAATCCAAGTGTACGATTCCTAATAGTTGAGAAAGGGAAAACAACAGCCGGTGCCGCACTCAGTAACACTCTATACGACTTCTGAATACAGCACAAGATATACaattaaataactgctttctTAATATTAAGGAGTTTTGGATTATAGGTCagatggcagagcacttgcctagcatgaacatGGACCTGAATTCTATTCTTCACATTACAAAAGATACTATCAATTATACAGATGTATAACACAGCTTCCATACCTAATGTATAGGAAATACCtcaaagaggaggtggaaagattgtaggagccagtggACCTGGATGCtcactttgagatagggtctttctataCAAGGAGGGAAACTTAGATCCGTGAAATCTCAACAATCTGGGttgtctaaaaaaaaacccagtatagTGAAAACCATCACTTGACATGCTAGTATGAACAGGAAAAAATCTCACAAGGCCCTATACCtacatgaagagctacaggcaattaattgCCGCTGAGAGTGAATCAGGCTTCTCCAGAGAGGAGCCGCCTGATAGGTTATCTAATCCTAAGCAGTAAaccctaaacacatacacataagaacaACAGTAAATTGGATTCAGCAGGTTGTACTTATATATACATCCATATACaaaaacacatacagatacataattaaagaagaggtcatgaatctgAGAGAAAGTGGGATAAGAGGACATGGAAGAGTTGGAGGGGGAGAGTCAGGgaaagaaatgatataaatacagtactgttatataaaattgtcaaaaataataataacaacaacaataaaggaGTATTACAAAAGCAGCTCTGATGCTTCCACTCCTGACTTCTTAGCATCGCAGGTCTCTTCCTGTAAGGTTACCAGTCTCTCATTAGTCCCTCTAGAGGAGATGTACAAATCTAAGTATGTGTCTGTGCTGGACCCCTTTGTGTGTCTAACAATAGCAGCCAATTCTTCTACACAACACTGtttattgctgctgttttctgagtCTCCTCAAGAGATTGTTTCATgtaacatctatctatctgattCTATGACATAATGTTCTATTCTGTACTGTAGTGTAATGCTTCTCTTTATTGAGACAGCACCCTTTGCTATTACTAAAATGAACTACACTATAAAGACACCTTTGCCTCTACGTCTTACAAAAGAGGAACCTTCTTGCTATATCTAAGAAATTTTTACTAACTCAACTACCTACTAACTACTTGTCCACAAAATCTAATCACAATTCATTGCTGATTAAAAACCTGAAAACCACTTTCTTGCTAGCATTTTTTTACAAAGGCTTAAGTGGCATTGTTCTAGTACAGTTCAGAGAATGTGATGGGTGGTACTCACAGTGAAACACATGCTCAGATGTGAGCAGGTAATCAGTTTTATCAGGAAGTAACACTGAGCACTGAGTATCCTATTGGTTTATCCATATTGTCTAATCTAACGAAGggacaaatattttctttgacacaAAATGAGAGACCATTTCAGATTTGTTCAGCCCGGCACTCAAATATTAATTAGCCCAAATCTGGTACTTTTAATCTCTGGCATACTTGAGCAGCCCGAgaccaataaataaatcttttatttatcaCCAGTTTACTTTCTCCAGATACAAAGTTCTGCCTCCCTGTTGGAGGGCAAGGCTCCGTTGATATGATTTATAATACTGTCTAACCCCTCCAGGGCCCAAGTCCAGAGCTTATGTGTAAGCTTTGGGTAAGCTCCACCACCCTTTTGTTAGTCTCTCTAGTCCTTGGGAATCTCTTCCCGACTCTGTTAAAAATCTGCCTCTCTAATCCACTCACTCCAGCTCCTAATGagtttcttctttataaaacagACTACAAATGTTTGAATACACTCCTTCCCCATCATCCTTTGATGATATAATAGGCTAATATCAGAGAAGCCAGATCTCCCTAACTCACAGTACGACAAAGTAATTTCCAGAACATTTAAATTCTGTAGGTATGcataaagaaactggagaaaattCAGATGCATTTTTGTTAATCTTAGCACGTGAAAAGGCAAAACTTGTTTTGGAAACTCAACAGGATATGAAAATATTGGCCATTTACCCAAGGAacagtgaagtcatggatcttgaatGATCGTAGCGAACCTACAATCAACCACTTTGTCCTAAATCAACATAAACTAacaacattctaaatatttgcccttatacacacagataaatggaGTTCTCAACCCCtttatcaaggaaacttctctttgtaacagatgaAGACTAGGACAGGAAAGCCACAACCAATCAAaccacagagttgtggagcccagacCCCAACTTATCAATCTTCCACAAAACTCCTATACTTAAGGTTCAGGGATCACGGTgggaaaggggacagaaagattgagacagaggaagagggagtttgctgtaagattgtgtctcctagaaatgtagGACGCTATGGCCCatcaagtctcaccaacatgactgtttAAACCTAAGATGAACAAGGATAACACCAATAAACATGCTaacataataaacataaaacaagaacaaGCTCCAGAGGCCTCAACCTTCACAAAGAACTGCAAAACTACAGCAACTGAGGAACACTGAGAGCAGAAGGATATTCcccaggaagagcacaccagttggttatccaataccaaatggtcagcccctgaaaacatatacatgagGAACATTATACAGAGTAgggtatatattttatgtatatttgtatatgcggtatatatgtatgtacatgtatatacacatatatatgtatacattcatgtgagtatatatataactaaattatatatataattaaatacaattaaagaagaaaagagaatttaaaagagagcaataTGGGTAGGTATATAGAAGGgtttggaaggaaaaaagaagggagaaatgtcacaattataatctcaaaaaataaatagcttTGAAATGATTCTTGCATAGGAGAAACATAAAtacacttttgttttaaaaagttcagTATGGAAGTAGATCAAAACACAGCAAGTATAAACAATCCTTGATCAgccttaaatatatatacatctgGGTAATACTAATTGGATTCCATAGATTTGTGGTGTGTACAATAAAGATCATTAACTTGAGAGGAGGCTGTGGGAGGGATGGCACTAGAGTTGGAACAGGAAAATGGAGGGGTAAACATGATATACAGTATATTCTcaaccaattttatttttataaaagagaaaagaaaacagcctaTAGGATCTGTAACAGAAGATCCCAACTGAAATAATTGATGATCaatagaaagaaaaccacaaacaagAAACAGAGGAATCACAGGACTGAGCCATGAGGAACTCTGGTACTTAAATATGGAAGAATTTAGAAACAACTCCAAGAGTAAGAGACAAGTAAAGAGGAAATCTACAAATGTGTGAGTCTAGGCAGGTGTTTAGAGTGTCATTCCTATTCATTTGCATGCTCAGCTTTCCTGCAGTTACATAGCTTCTGCAGACTGCAGGGCTCACACACCTGACAAAATGTATTATCTGACCCTTTCACAAAAGGTATTGTCATATCTTCATCTGAGAGAAAAAGAGGGTAGGGGAACTGGCAAAGGGCTATAATACTTAGATTTTCTCAAAGTGAACTAGATAGTCACCTAGGAAGAGTgaacctcagctgaagaactGCCTTCATCACACTGGCCTGTGGCATGCACATCTGGGagtcattttttcttaattaatgattgataaaGAAGGGTCTAGTGTGGTTGTGGGCGTTGCCACTCATGCACCGATGGTCCTGAGctgtttaagaaagcaggctgaggaagacaAGGAGAAATAAGGCAGTAAACACACTTgatgctctctgcttcagttcctagcTCCAAGTTCTTGTCatacctgcctttgcttcctggaaGGACTGtaaagttaaaatgaaataaatccttctctCCTCAAGATGCTTTAGGTCAATGTTCCTATCACAGAGCAGAGAaactacaataaaaacaaattttaggtCACATAGGAGTTCCTGATGTTGCTAAAGTCTGAATCTGGAATGTCCCCCCCAAAGGCCTAAGTGTTAGAAGCTTGTCCCTTCATTAGTACAATAACCAAAGGAAGGAACAAGAGGTGGAGCTTACTGTAAGGCTAAGATACCCTCAAGTGTGCCCTCCAAAGTTACCTGTTCGACActggtctgtttctcttttgcttcctggctcTCGGAAGATGGCGATCTCTTTGGTTCACTATTAAGTCACTATCAATAAGTGCGACTCCACGACATGCCCAATGTACTGAGGTGAACTGGTCATGGACTAaaacctccagaactgtgagtcaAAGTGGACTTTTACTTGTCACAAGTAATCCCGTATAATAGAAAGGCGATGGATTTTGTTACTTTCTCCTTGCAGTAATAAAATACctagcaaaagcaacttaaggatgGGTTTGTTTAGGCTCACAGTTTCAGCGTAGTCAGTCATGAGGGGAATCATGGTAGCAGGGTGGCTAAGGCAGTATGTGCAGTCATGAAGCAGGAAGAGATGAATGTTGGCCcttagtttgctttctcctttataCTCACTATGGGCCCCCAGCTCATGGGATGGTGCCCTACACATTCAGGATGTGTTTCTTGTTCAGTTAGATCTTTCTGCAAAACACCCTCATAAGTGTGGTGATTATAAATCCTATCATGGGATAATGAAAATTAGTTATCATAGGAgaccaaaaaataatttaaggtcAAAAAACATTAAGTGAGACTGTTGATGTGCTTTTCCTCCATCTGGCACAAGATGGATCCTAGAGACAATCTGGTTGGTATTAAGTGTGGAATTCTGCCAGAAAAGGATTTTGAAGCAGAAGGAGCAGATGTGCAAGGGAATGATTCTAAACGGCGGTAATAATGAACTCAAAGGGGACTAAAAGGGAACCAGAAAGCCAAGTAGAAATAATATATTAAAGATTTGAGGGAGCTGGGATAGTTAGGGAGTAAACAAGCAAGGTAGAAGGCCATACAGAGCAAAGTATCTGAAACTGAGATTTTTAGTTTGTGCAATGACAAAATCAAGGCATTATCCATTAGGAAGCGAGGCTAATATAGCATAAAATCTAAAGAATACCTAAGGAAAGGAGGTCAAATACTGTAAAGGCAAAGTCTAAGAGGATAATCTAAACAGATACTAAACCACCCAGAATTTCAATAGGCCTAATGCATAAAAATTGCAGGGAGCTACTCAGGAAGCACTGAGGAAGGCAGGGCTGCAGGGATGCCTACTAGCCAGAGAGGTCGGTATGCAGTCCAACAGCTGAGTGCTACAACAGCAGTTGGGGGTACAGTGGGGAACTCCTCATGCTCGTGCTCAGGAGCCCAGTAAAGGGAGCAAGCTTCGGAACACAGCTCCCCCTACATCCCCTACATCTCCTGTGGGAaattttcaaacaacaacaaaacacttcaGTCAGCAGAGGTGGCAGAAATGGGACACGGACTGGAGTAAGTAGGGGGCCCAGGTATCCAAGGACCCACAGCAACATAGCACAGGTGAGAAATGGGCAGAGTAGGACACCCAGGTATGTGGGATCCACAAAAATACAGTGGCAGAGGTTTCAGAAGAAAGGAGGAGCTGACTCAGGGAAGGACATCAGGCATGTGAGGGCCCACAATACGTATAAGAAGTGGGAAGCAGGCAGGGTGTGACCAGAGTAGGGTACCCAACACCCAGGGTCTCAAACATGTAGAGAAGGGCTGGAAGTGGGAGGCAAGTTAGAGATGTCCTAGAGTAGAGCACCCAGACATGGAAGGTCATAGCATGTGACAGCAGAAGCAGAGCCCAGCTAAGGGTATGTTGACACTGGATAGTAACTGCTATCACTGATAGTTGCTGACTCTCAGGGGAAGGGCGGGGACAGTGACCATAGCTCCGAGGGCCAATcccacagcaaaagaaataagGTGGGGAGAGGATAATCTGAACTACAGAAATGGAAGTCAAGAAAAGAGGaaggtcccagcactcgggaggcagaggcaggcggatctctgtgagttcgagaccagcctggtggtctacaagagctagttccaggacaggctccaaagctacagagaaaccctgtctcaaaaaaccaaaaaaaaaaaaaaagaaaagaggaaggaagggaggaaggaaggaaggaaggaaggaaggaaggaaggaaggaagattttcAAAAACTCAAAGAATGCAccccaagagaaaataaaaacaataaagtaaggAAGTGAATTCAAGATATGAAAACAGACTCAATAATGAAAAAGTTGATTAAAAAAGCCAAATTGAAATGACTCtgaagcagggcggtggtggcacacgccattaatcccagcactcaggaggcagaggcaggcggatctctgtgagttcgaggccagcctgatcttacaagagctagttccaggacaggttccaaactacaaagaaaccctgtctcaaaaaaccaaaaagaaaaaaagaaatgatgctgaaaagaaaaaaaaatgcagtaagCCAAATAAAGAGCCCAGTGGCAAACTTCATCAGCCGTGTATAATGCAGAAAATAGAGTATCAGGGCTTGAAGACAACGTAGCTTTGggccaccatgaaaagaccaaatctatgaaTTATGGATATAGAAGAATTCCCTGCCATAGGCAAATAAAGTATTTACAAGAAAATTTCCCATTCTAGAGAAAGTGGTACTCATCCAGATACAAACAAGAGGTCTAACAACCCTAAATAGGAAAGACAAAATTCTCCATGTCTTATTAGAGTTAAAATTCTAAAGGCAAATAGAGAAAGGGTGATTTTTCTTAGTTAACCCCAGCTGTCATCTATTCATCTGAGGGTGTCTCATgtctgtgagatcctgtcttgattGGTTAATTGGgaggcccagtccactgtggatcACGCCATCCCCTGGGTAGGTggttctgggctgtataagaaaactGGCTGAGCAGGAGCCAGAGAGCCAAGTCTAAATGTGAGCCAGCCAGCAGTGGTCCCACTTGTCTCAGTGATGCACTGTGACTTGAAAGTGTAAGCCACATAAATCTATTCctcccccaagtttcttttggtcagcATGTTTAATTAGTTACAGTAAGCAAGTAAACCAGGCATAATAACAGCTGATGAATTGATACAAAGTTTTAAGTCAAGAAGGCCTTAGATTTGTATTCTGAGTTCTGAAAGACCAAAAACTGTCAATCTAGACTTTACTCAGCAAAACTACCTATCCTAATTTGAAGgaagaattaaaattttataggATTAAAACAAACTAATGGAAAACAGTACCAATACATGCCTTTCActaataactatatatatatgagtattctCATTCTCCGTTAAAAGACATAGACTAGCAACTGTACTTTAGAGAAAaagatccattttttttctttctctctcctggatttcttatacagctcagaaCCTCCTGCCAGGGAAGGCACTGCCAATAGTGGGCTGGGTATTTCCCTATGTCAACTATCAAGACAATCCTCACAGACACGGCCACAGACCATCTGATCTGGGCAATCCATCCATGATGACCGCCACAGATGACTCTGTACTACATCAAGTTGACAGCTTAAGCTAAGCAAGACATATGTGAGTAATGGTTCTCATCTCTACATACGGTACTACCTTAGTAACAGTCTCCCTCAGTAAGACATGTGAGTAATGGCTCTCGTCTCTACATACGGTACTACCTTAGTAACAGGCTCCCTCAGTAAGACATCTGCATTTTCAAGTATTCAAGTAATTCTTGCTAAGCAATACACATGCAAAGTATTACTGTGTATAATGTtcatttgtcttgaaaaaacaagtgTAGACAACTCAACATATTTAGGTATCTGTGAATAGATTCTATACTTACTTCACAATGTATGAactcgatagatagatagacagacagacagacagacagacagacagacataaaactAGAAAATGGATTTCTCACAGTCTCCATAAATATGGCCAACATGGAGAGTAAAATAAACTGGGACTCTtagttcttgttttgctttttttattgttgttttgtttttgtttttgttttctttttggtttttggttttggtgtttttctgtgcaacagtcctggctatcctggaacttgctttgaagaccaggctggccttgaaatcactgagatccacctgcctcttctttccaagttctggaactaaaggtgtgcaccaccactgcccagctttttttgtttctttagataatgtctatctatctaatccAGGCCAATCTTCAAGtcattatgtagcctaggttgactttaacttatgatcctcctgcctcatcctgcacacacacactccagacaccccatcccaccccaagtGCTTATAGATAGGTATCATGGTAaacttaatttatttaacttttaaacatGGTAAACTTTATTATCATTAGCAttatcatttatataaaataatggttTTCAATACGACGTTTTCACAATATTCTTTGATACTATTCACAGCCCCCCTTTTAGCCTCCCTTGACCCTCTATTAAATCCCACTGGTTCCTCTCCCCctcaaacagaaaaatatgaagtaGTCTCCAAATCTGCATTCCAGTTTCAGTGTATGTTCTACTGGAGCAAAAACCTGACCTGATGGTAAAGAGGAGACAGTAAAGAAGTCAGAGGAGATGCCTTCAGTTCTCCTACCGTACCTTTGCTAAGCCCCTTAGCCTTACAACCCATGACTGCCTAAAGGACCCTGAAGGGGCTGGGGAACCCGCCACATCTAGACTTCCAAGATTCATTTAACTAAATCAAAACCAACGTAAAGAACAGCTGCTAggcaggcagtggtagcatacacctttaatcccagcactcaggaggcagaggcaggcagatctctgtgagtttgaggccagcctggtctacaagagctagttccaggacaggctccaaagctacagagaaaccctgtctcaaaaaacaaaaaaaacaaaacaaaaccaaaaaaacagctGCTAAAATTATGACTGTTGCTCCCTAAAATTATGACTGTTGTATTCTCACAGAATTTTACCCATAAATGCTACCACTATTAACTGCAAGTAATAATTCCGATGTTTTCAGCTTTCTATAAAACTATATGAGCCATAATATAAACCTCTCCCTACAAGAAGCATTACACAGATTTAAAATATGGTAAAACTTCATTTGCATGTAGATATCAAATAATTCACCCACAGCAGACAGTATCATAGCAAATATGGTGATAGACAAGAATGCAGTTAGTGTGTCCAATGTATATGTTTCCAGAATAAGACCTTGTATTAGTGAGCAGACACCTAAGAAGAAATCAAGGTTTCATGTTGCTGAAGACTTAGATGGTACTGGTAAGTCACTACACGGTGACAATACTTTTCATGAGAGGGTGGTTTTACTGGAGGGCCATTAAGGTTTTTGTAGCTAAAAAATATGATGGgtttttttcatgcaaatggcCATAGTTCAAGTTCACATGGAAATTATAGCATTTaactattttgtattatttttatttcaggctACAGAAGTAAGTTCTACAACTAAATGAAGTatagaaacacaataaaagcCACTAGTTTCAGGTAAGTAGGGAGTTATCTGGAAAATGTTTATTAGTGTAATATTGCTTGAGATTAAGAATCTTACGAAAATGCTACCAATATCAAGGTATTTAATGGCTAAGTAAGAGGATTATTTCCATTAATGCTAAATAAAGGCAAAACTGGAGTTTTTAAggtagcaaaacaaaaaattctctaCTGCATGCAGCTGTTAGGGAAGTAGACATAGAGAGGCCATGCTACCCATGCAGCATCTGGTAGATTCCAAGAACAGTTATAAAATGATGGGAACAAAGGCAAGATTACAAGAGACTGATATTACGAAAATAGTATGGCTATCCGGATAACTATGATTTAGTATCCAGTATCAAGATAAGTTATGCAAAAGTTATCTGAAACGCACAAAATAGAGGATCGGTCATACGTTCTTTTAATTACAAGGAGAGgggaaagcaaaacagaaccaCCACGCAAAGCGGTAAAACCGCCAAGTTTTGGAAAAGCCAGGAAAGCCGACTTCCCGGTTAGCAGCCGGGACGTGTACACAACTGCACAAAACTAGGCGGATGACAAGGCCTGCTCACAAAAACCGTTACAAAGTGACAGCCATCAGTCATGATCCCTGATTTAATTTAGACCACCCCCCTTCTGCCAGGACGAGGAAGCCTGGCGAATCTAACTTCCCCCACATCCATAGTGGCTCGCCAGAGCTCCTCAGCCCTCGCCCTGGGGCAGCAGGGAGCCCACTCTCCACGGCACGCGGGAGTCACAATCCCTCCGGCCCCGAGGCGATCGGGCGGGGCGGGGACTCAGGGGAGTGTTGCCCGGACCGGGGAACACAAGGGCGCGGGCTCACCAGCTACCGCACCTCGTCGAAAGCGGCCATAGCCCTGGTAAGACGTCACGAAACGGTGGTCTCAGGCCGGACCCAAACGCACGTCCCGGGCGGCTGCGGAGAGAGGACCCGCTGGGCGTAACCGGCCGGGCGCGGGGCGGGCCGGGCGACTCGCAGCCGTTAATGGGCGGGGCGGCCGCTGCTGAGCGGCGGCTGGGGCGGAGCCAAAGCCGGCGGGGGTGGGGACTCGCCCGTGACTGCCAGGAGTTTTCCCGCGCTCCGGGCGAGCCTCTCCCGGGCGTGCTCCTCCGGGAAGTTTTAGGCGTAAAAGCCACCGAGCGGGGGAAGAGGGTGACCAGAAATATGGCACTTGGAGAAAACGCTAGGCGCCTCGACGCCCCGCCACAGGCGGAACCAGTGATTGCCGGCCCGCCCGGAGCCCGGAAGTGGGCGTGGCCCGGGGCCGCAGACTGGCGCAGAGATTGCGGCCCAAACGGAAGTGGGCGTGGTGGGGCGTGTCTACTGGGACACAGCCCCAGTAAGGCGGTGTCAGTGCTCGCGGGACGGGCTCTAAAGCTGGCGTCGCGTGCACCCAGTCGCTCTCCCGGTTCTCCAGACGCGCGGCTATGCTGTCGGGCTGAACCGTCCCGGGGCCGAGGAACTGAGCTGCGGGATGGAGCCGAACTCTGAGGCGATCGTGCGCTTTCTCACCGAGCGCGGGGGCCGGGCCCGACACTCAGAATTGGTGCAACACTTCAGGGACGCCCTGGGCGGCCCCCGGGAGCAGCGCACCCGCGCCCGCGAACACTTCAAGGCACTGGTCAACGCGGTGGCCACCGTGCGCACCGATCCCGCTGATGGGACCAAGTACGTGCATCTCAAGAAGAGGTTCTGTGCAGGGGGGTCCCCTCCGCTTGAGGCCTCACTCCCCCGGGATCCACCGCGTATCGAGGTGACTGAAGAGCCTGAAGTCCCGGACTTTCCAGCCGAGCCATGCGAGGGCAGCCAGCTCCAGGAGGGGGCAGATCCACAGTTGCCTCTCGGGCTGGGGGGCGAACTCAGCGACCAGGAGCCTCCGATCCCTGCTCAAAGTGGAGCCCCGTCTAAGGACTTGCCACAGGAGGTCCAGGCCGTGTCCTGGGCGTCAGTCCCCGGGCCTGGCGAGAACCTGAAACTCCCTGCACACGGCGGCGAGGAAGCTGAAGGGGGCAGTTCCCTTAGTGGACCAAATACGCCGAGGTCGGCCCGTCAGAACTTTCGGGACCTGGTGATGGGCGGCAGCTCCCCTCAACTAAAGAGGAGCGTGTGTCCCGGGGACGGTAACTCCGTAGGAGGTCGCAGCAGAGGAGGGGGCGACTCTGATAGCGCATCCTTGGCTTCGTCATCCGCCGAAGAGGAGAGCGGCGGTGGGGGCTCGGTGacgctggatcctctggagcacGCCTGGATGCTCTCAGCTTCGGAGGGCAAGTGGGACAGCCTAGAAGGGCTGCTCACTTGTGAGCCTGGCCTGCTGTCGAAGCGAGACTTCATCACCGGTTTCACCTGTCTCCACTGGGCCGCCAAGCACGGCAGGCAGGAGCTCCTGGCCATGTTGGTCAACTTTGCCAGCAAACACCAGCTGCCAGTGAACATCAATGCCAGGTCGAGCGGAGGCTACACGGCCCTGCATTTGGCAGCCATGCACGGGCATGTCGAGGTGGTGAAGTTACTCGTGGGGGCCTACGACGCAGATGTGGACATCAGGGACTACAGCGGGAGAAAGGCCTCTCAGTACCTGAGTGAGAGCATCGCAGAGGAGATAAAGAACCTGGTAGGCGCCATGGACGAGGATGATGGGGACAGTGCCACCGGCCGCGGGAGTGGGCGCTGGAGACTTTCAAAGGTGCTCCCGTCACACCTCATCACTTACAAACTCTCCCAGGGCGTGGAAGATGGCACCgaacatcaccatcaccaccaccaggtcGCCGAGTCCGGAAGCAAGGCGAAAGATTCAGGTCGCAAAGCCTTGGGCAGCTCCAGCGGACGGATAAACCACGGCTCAACAAAATCAGATTCCGAACCCAGATCATTCACACCACTCCCTCATTCAAGGACACCGAGCAACCACTGGAGGAGGgcgaagaggaggaagaggaaaggtcccTTAAGGGCCACTCATCTTCCTTCAAACTGAGACCGAAGTCCAATGTATTtgggtaaaaaa
Proteins encoded in this window:
- the Sowahc gene encoding LOW QUALITY PROTEIN: ankyrin repeat domain-containing protein SOWAHC (The sequence of the model RefSeq protein was modified relative to this genomic sequence to represent the inferred CDS: inserted 1 base in 1 codon), with product MEPNSEAIVRFLTERGGRARHSELVQHFRDALGGPREQRTRAREHFKALVNAVATVRTDPADGTKYVHLKKRFCAGGSPPLEASLPRDPPRIEVTEEPEVPDFPAEPCEGSQLQEGADPQLPLGLGGELSDQEPPIPAQSGAPSKDLPQEVQAVSWASVPGPGENLKLPAHGGEEAEGGSSLSGPNTPRSARQNFRDLVMGGSSPQLKRSVCPGDGNSVGGRSRGGGDSDSASLASSSAEEESGGGGSVTLDPLEHAWMLSASEGKWDSLEGLLTCEPGLLSKRDFITGFTCLHWAAKHGRQELLAMLVNFASKHQLPVNINARSSGGYTALHLAAMHGHVEVVKLLVGAYDADVDIRDYSGRKASQYLSESIAEEIKNLVGAMDEDDGDSATGRGSGRWRLSKVLPSHLITYKLSQGVEDGTEHHHHHHQVAESGSKAKDSGRKALGSSSGRXKPRLNKIRFRTQIIHTTPSFKDTEQPLEEGEEEEEERSLKGHSSSFKLRPKSNVFG